The genomic stretch TTGTTGGGAGTGTCAATGAAACCCTACCTGCCTGGAAAGGCAACTACGAGATACTTTGGGCAGATGACAGTATTGAGAGCGTGGAATGGGTGCAAAATGAGTTTGACTTTTTCTGGAATAATCCTTATGCTTGTGAGCTTTGTGATTTGATAATTGAAAATATAGGAAGATTGGCAGAAAGAAATATAGTTAACATTGAGGAGTGGAAAAAAGAGCCTGATCCTGCATCTCCTGTGATAGAAGCACCTGTTTACCGGGAAGGTTTTGGGCTTTGGAATCACCAAAAGTATTTTGTAAAAATGGTGTTTGAAGAGCACTGCAAAGATGGAGCAAGATACATTCTTGCAGATGAGGTTGGACTTGGCAAAACCGCCCAGCTTGGTATGATTGCTCAGCTAACAGCGCTCTATGGAGACAAACCTGTTTTAATAATTGTTCCAAAGACACTTTTATGGCAGTGGCAGGATGAGCTCAAAACAATATTTGATATACCTTCTGCTGTGTGGGATGGGAAAAGATGGATAGTTGAAACAGGGCAAGAGTACAGGGCACAGGCAAATGGCATACCTCCAATCTTACAGTGTCCAAGGCGAATAGGAATAATTTCACAAGGCTTGATTACCTCTAATTCGGATATTGTAAAGCCTCTTTTGGACCTTGAGTATGAATGTGTAATTGTTGATGAGGCGCACAGGGCAAGGCGCCAAAATTTAAATAAGCCTGCTGAAAAGCCAGAGCCTAATAACCTTATGAAGTTTTTACTTGAGCTATCACAAAAGACAAAGACAATGATTTTAGCAACTGCAACTCCAATTCAGCTACATCCCATTGAGGGTTGGGACCTTCTGTATATACTAGCACAGGGATCTCAAAAGGTTTTAGGCGATGCATTTAGCCTGTGGCAACTGAGACCTTTAGAAGGAATTGATTATGTGAGGGGAGAAAAAGAAATTTCAAGTAAGGCTTATTACTGGAGCTGGATAAGAAATCCTCTGCCTCCCTCAAGTGAAAATCCATTTACAATTGGGAAACTCAGAAGATCACTTGGTATGGGTGACGATGAGTATGTTTCATATGATGATTATGATGCACTTTTGCCATCCCAGCAGGATATCGTAGATGAGCTTATAGAAGAAAACTTCATGGAAAAGTATAATCCTTTTATCAGACATATTGTCAAGAGAAAAAGAAGTACACTTGAAAATACAATTGATCCAGAAACAGGTGAGCCGTATCTTAAGAAGATTGATGTTGTCCTTTTTGGTGAAGGTGATGATGAAGGTCTTGTACTTTCTGCACCACTCAAAAAAGCTTATGAATATGCTGAAGAATTTACAAATTTACTGAGGCAGAAAACAGGCGCGAAAGGGTTTTACAAGACACTACTTTTGCGAAGGATGGGCTCTTCTATGCAAGCAGGCTTGAACACTGCGAAAGCAATTTATGAAAAGAGAGCAATTGTTAAAGACGACTTTTCTGAAGAGGATGAAGACGATGAAATGCCTGATAGAATTAGTATCACAGGCAGGGATGAGCTTTTCTGTTTGGAAGAAATAATAGATCTTCTTGAATATAACAAAGACAAAGACCCAAAGCTAAACAAAATTTTGCATATCTTAAACGACATGGGGTGGCTTGAAAGAGGCTGCATAATCTTTTCTGAGTACTTTGACACAGCTTGGACCATTGCACAAAAGTTGTCTTCAGCTATGCCAGACAAGAACATAGCAATTTATGCGGGTGGTGATAAATCTGGCATTATCAAAAATGGATTTTATTCAAAGGTAGAACGGGATGAGATAAAAGAGCTTGTGTTAGACGGTAAAATTAAACTTATGATTGGAACAGATGCCGCTGCAGAAGGTTTGAACTTGCAAACACTTGGTGCTCTTATAAACGTTGACCTTCCATGGAATCCAATAAGACTTGAGCAGCGCCAGGGAAGAATAAAAAGAATAGGTCAGCAATTTGATAAGGTTTATGTGTATAACTTAAGATACAAAGATTCTATTGAAGATAAGATACATGCGGTTTTGTCTGGCAGAATAAAAGCTACATATGACATGATTGGATCACTTCCAGAGATTATAAAAGATGAGTGGATGGAAATTGTCAAAACGGTTGAGATACTAAATTCCGAACATCCATTTGATATAAAATATAAGGAACATGTCGAAAAAGTCGACTGGGAAAGTTGTAAAAGAATTTTGGACAATGAGCAAAGGAAAGAGTGGTTGTGTAGGGGGTGGAAATAGTGACATTTGCAGTTATGCAGTTATATAGTATATTTTTCGACAAAGTTCGACAAATAATTAAGATTTTAGTGATAAAATATTTATAAGATTCCAAATAGGTATTCGAAGCTGAGAGGTGGAAGTTAAGTGGGAAAAGTTTATATATCCAAAGTTGTAGTAGAAAATTTTAGATGTTTTAAAGGAACTGAAATAGGTTTGGAAGAAGACTTAACATTGATAGTTGGCGAAAATGATAGTGGTAAGTCTTCTTTTTTAGATGTTTTTAGAATAATTTTTAGTGTGAATAATAAAGCGAAAAAGCAGGATAAAAAGTTAGAAATAGAAGAAGGAGATTTTTTTGTAAGAAAAAGTGAGCATGAAAAAAACGAAAGTGATTTTATAAATGAACCAATTAGAATAAGAATTGAGCTTTCAAATGGAGACGTTGTAGAGTATATAAAAAAAGACTTAAATGAAGATCCTTTATTATGCCTATGTAAATCGACAGATGAATTTAGAGAATACATTCAAAATCCAGACTTAGTCAACAATTTAAGTGAGGAAAAATTAAAAAAAGTTATAAGCCAATTGGGTGGTAATATTGGTTCTCGTAGTAGCTTAGAGACTTTAAGAAAAAAATTCAGTGATATATTAGAAGAGAAGAAAGAAGAAATTATTAATAAAGAAAAAATTTCTGTTGAGATAGATAGACTTGATGATTATTTATATGAATATTTTGATTTTTTATATCTTGATGGAAAAACATTCTATAATGTAGATGATATTTTGTATAAATTATATTTAGAAGAAAGTTTAATGGGTATACTTGATGAACCTATAAAAATTGGTGAGTATGATAAAAAAATTTCTGAAATTATAAACGGAAAAATTGAAAACATTATTAAAGACAAAGAAAAAGAAATAAATGAACTTTTATTAAAAGATATAAAAAATTTTCTTCCAGAAGTTAAAAGAATAAGTTTATTACATGAATTGGATGGAATTGAAAAGAATATAAGCAAAAGTATTAAGATTAAAGTGTTTTTAAATGAAGATAATAATGACCAGGGAATAATGCTAACCAAAAAAGGTGATGGAACAAAACGACGAATGACATTAGCACTACTTAAATATGCAGAAAAAAAGGATTTTAAGAAGCCTATTCTTTATCTTTTTGATGAACCCGATACGCATTTACATGTGAGAGCGCAATATGAGTTGATGTCAATTATTGAAAAGTTAAAGATGGATAACCAGATAGTAATGACAACACATTCGCCCTTTATAATTAACTATGTTTTGCCGAAAAAAATTGTGTTGTTTGAAAAAATAAATGGGGAAACGAAAGTTGAAAAATCATTTATGAATGAAAGAGCAGAGGATGAAATAAGAGAACTGTTTAGGGAATTAGGAATAGAAAATAGCGATTTATTCTTTACCAGAAAAGTAGTGCTTGTAGAAGGATCGACAGATGAAGAAGCATTGAATATCCTTTATGAAAAATTATATGATAGGATGTTGTACAATGATTTGATAAAGATAATTCACATTAAGGGATGTGACAAAGCGGAACCATTTTGTAGAATAATACAAGAGTTTATGCCATATATCAAGTTGTATGTGTTTATAGACAATGATATTTGGAACAATCCGAATCACAGTTTTCGCAAATTTATTGGAGAATGCAAAAAAAGAAACATTGTTTTAGATGTTATTTCCGTGGGTGAAAAAGAATTTGAAGATGCATTTACTGATGAAACGATTAAAAGAACTATCCAAAAAATTATAAATGATATTATTACTCCTGATTTAATAAGTGAAATTGATAAATGGGTTTTAAATTTGCGTAAAAAACTAAGTGGTGACAAAAAAACAAAATATAGTGAGGAAATTAAGGAATTTATAAATAGTATCTTCGACCGAAATCAAGTTGATTTATCGATAGAAAAAGGATGTATTTTACCTGAATTGGCAAAGAACTGTGAGGTTAGTGAAATACCATTTGAGGTTAATAAATTATTTGAAAAATTACGAGAGGAATAAACTATAATACCAATGAGTCTTCTTTATCAGTTATTAAGTAAAGTTGTTCTTGTCTTTAAGCGAGGAGAAAAGATATGGTAAAGAGGGAAATTTACAAAATTTATTTATGTGTTGTTCAAAATGTTCAAAAATTTATGAATCTTATCAAAAAAATAATGAAAAATGAAAAAACAAAAATATTCCATGAAATATTATTAAGATCATTATTTATAAGTTTTGGGTTAGCAATCTTTTTTTTCATAGTACTCATAATATTTGAAAAATTTATGCAAGAAAGTTTTACTACAATTACACTCTCTTTTATCATAAAACGCTTTTTAGGATTAACTTTTTTAAGTTATATTGTTATATTAATGATTAATATTCCAAGAAATACATTAAAAGAAGCTCAAGACCCTATAATTGAAATTATTACTATTCCTCTTTGTGTCATGTTTTTGCTGATATGGCTTTTGATATGGATGGAAATAGGATTAAATCCTAATATATACTTTGGGATATTTTTTATTGTAAGTGTTTCTTTAATTATATTGCTTATCTCATATGTTAAGTTAGCTTTAGAGTGTTCGTCTTTTATAGTCGGTATTTTAGCAATTTTATTTTATTATGTCTTAGTGATTTGTATCACAGGTTTATATTTTGGTGTTTATTATGCTTTTACATTTTATCATTTAAACCTTAATAGCGAGAACATAAATTACATTAAAATTCTTAAAATAGCAATACCTTATTTTTATGAATTTCCCAGTAAGGAATTTTTATGTAAAATATCGCTTCTACAATTTTATTTTGGAAAAATATTAGATATAATATTTACAAGTTTTGTTATTGGAAAAACAATAGAAAAAGCTTCTAAACAAAATTTAAAGTTGTTGAATAAATAATTATTCCATAAATATTAATTTTAACAGTTACTATTACATGTAATTCAATTAGATGTAATTTATACCCATTGTAAAAACCTAACTAATACATACTCCTGTTCCTGCTTCTTTGTCACCCTTCAAACTTCTCAAAGGGGTAGAAATCTTTGACACAATTTTTTATCTGTGGGTCGATGAGTTAAAGACAAGGAGGATGGAGCGAAGAAGGAGCAAAGATTATGGTAAAGTTATTGAGCTTGAAGTATAATGGTGTAAACTTAAGAAAGGCGTATTTAAATGAGATTTGTCCGAAGGCAGAAAAGAGAGACAGAAGTGAATAAGTAGTGAAAGAGATCATGAGAAAAAATATTAAGAGGATAAAGGAGTAGGTTGAGGAAACAAGGAATAATATACCAATTCTGGAGAGAGGAAAAGTTGGTTTATTGTTTAGGGTATTGAAAACCTTAAGTACTGGAGATTTCTTAAATGCAATAGTATTTTAATAAAAAGATTTTCCTACAAACTTCTTAACACTATCGCTTTTAATCCTCATATTGACATGTTGTCCAAGTATAGTATATAATTAAAGCAAATTTTATATACAAGATATAAAAATAAAATGAGTAAGATAGAAGTGCTTCAAAAATTACTTCAAGAAATGCCTGAAAAAAGTGAAGTACTTTATTTGCTTGGACTTGAATATGCGGAAAATGGTGATAGTACTGCTGCTATGAATTATTTTATAGCAGCGTTGAAGAATTGTAATGAGAAAGATCTTAAGCTTTTAATTGTAGAGGCTATGAGTAGTGTTGTTAAAGAAGAGAAGGCTCCACAAATGGATTTAAAAGAGAATTCTAAAATTTCAGATATACAAGAGGACGAAAAGGTGGTGAAAATTGAAGAGTATTCAAATTCCCAAAAAGAGTGCTTAGAAGTAGACCATGAATTTGAGGCAAATGATGAATTTGATGAGGATGAAGAAATTGTGAAAGAAGAGGAATATGAAGAAGCTGAAAGGGAAGAATTAGAAGAGGAATTTGAAGAAGTCGAAGAAGCAAGCGATAATGATAAATATTTAGAAAATGTTATTGACTTTCAAGTTTTTAAAACTAAAAGAGAAATATACAAATTTATTAAAGAAAGAGAAGAAAAGATTACTTTTAGTGATATCGGCGGCTATGAGGAGCTAAAAAACATACTAACTATAAGGATTATAAAACCTCTTTTTAATCCATCTATTTTCCAGAAATTTAGGAAAAGGATAGGTGGAGGTATTCTCTTTTATGGGCCACCAGGCTGTGGCAAGACATTTTTTGCACGGGCTTTAGCAGGTGAGTGTAATTTGCCTTTTTTAGCTGTTAACATTTCTGATATACTTGATCCATATCTTGGGCAAAGCGAAAAAAACTTGAAAGAAGTTTTTGAGTATGCTCGCTTTCACAAACCGTGTGTACTTTTCTTTGATGAAGTTGATACATTTGGCTATAGCAGAGTAAAACAAAGACAGGAGTCCTTCCGAGTGCTCACAGATGAATTACTGTTGCAGATGGACGGATTCAAATCTGAAAATGAAGGAATACTTATTATTGGTGCTACCAATACTCCATGGGATTTAGACATGGCTTTATTAAGACAAGGAAGATTTGACAGGCTGATATTTGTTCCACCTCCTGATTTAGAAGCTCGAAAAGAAATTTTCAGAGTAAAGTTGATGGGAAGACCTGTGGATGGTGAGATAAATTACGATTTATTAGCGCAAAGGACTTCTTTTTTCTCAGGAGCAGATATTGAAAATGTAGTAGAAACTGCTGCAGAAGCAATTATAGATGACATATTGAGTGGAGGGAAAGAAAGAGGAATAACTACTGAAGATTTGCTTAAAGCAATTGAAAAGGTTAAACCTTCAACTATTGAATGGCTGCGCATCATGAAAAACTATATTACTTTCGCAAATGAAGATGGAAGGTTTGATGATGTTGCAAAGTTTATTAACAAATACTGCAAACATTTATAAATATGGGTGGTGAGAAGAGATGGAGAGGAACCAGAAACTTTTTGAACCCGTATTAGGAAATTATGAGAGTAAAAGAATTTATAAATCTCAAAACTTTTGGTGGGTAGCTATTCTTGCGGGCATTATACCTTTAGCAGCTGTTTGTATTGGAAATTTAAAGACAATGGGTGTCAGCAAGAAAATAATTAGTTTATTTGTATTATTAGCTATTCTATTATATGCCGCTGAAGCTTGTGTTATTACTTATGAAACAATTACAGCAATAAGAGAGAGAAAGACTAAAGAGCAAATTGTTGACATCAGAGAACGGTTAAAGAAATCAAATGAGATTGCGAATGAAAAAAGAAATGATATTAAATCTTACAGGAAAATTATTGTAAGATTATTTAATGTACTATATTTACTCCTTTATAGAATCTTAGAAAAGAGACAGATTGTATATTATAATGCTGTAAAAAATGGTTTTTACAAATCAATGGCAGCTGTTGTGTTTGTAGGAATTATAATACAAGTAGGCATAGGATTAGCTATAGGAGCGGTAGTTGCTAAATTAGTATGGGGGTCATGAGATATGCGGGGAGACCTTGTCTTGCATTATTTAGAAAGTGGAAATTATAAAAAAGCACGTGAAGTTATTCAAAACATTTTACAAGAAGACCCTTTAAATGCAGAAGCATATATTCAACTTTCAGCTATAGAATTGGAATCTGGTAATCTGAAAAAAGCAGAAGATTATGCTAAAGAAGCTCTGAAAATTGATTCTAATAATAAAGTTGCATGGGCTGTTTTAGGGCAGATTTATCACCATCAAAAAGATTATTCTCAGGCTGAGAGATGTTATTTGCAGGCTTTAAAGATAGATAATGTTTATGTAGAAGTCTTAGCTTGTTACAGCGAACTTTTAATTGAAACAGGTTTTATTGAAAAGGGCTTAGAAATTTTAAAATATGCCAAGTCTTTGGAACCCACAAATGATTTAATTTTAGAAAATGAATTTTTTGTAAATCTTTACAATAGAAATTTTGAAAAGGCTAACAAGACAATTAAAAAATTGTTTACATCTTCAGGTAAAATTGGTAGTGTATATAAATTATTAGTTTTGTATGAAGTCAATAGAGGAAACTTCAAAAAGGCGTATAATTATGCTAAGCTTGCTTGGCAAGAATATCCAAATGACCAAGATATGCTTATGGTTTTGGAGTATTTGAAAATGCTAAACTCACCTTTGCTTTATTTTAACCGCCTCTTTTTGAAATTACCATATGAATTATTTTATATCTTATTTTTGGGTGGCTTTTTGTTATTAAGTCTAATAAAAATGTATATACTGGCTGCTGTTTGGGTTACTATATTTGGCTTTATTTATATGATGATATTTGTAATGCCGATTGTATATAAATTCAGCGAATTTGTTAAAAAAGCTTTTATAGGATTATTTTGTAAAAGGAAATATTAATATTATTGCCATATTTACTTTACATATGAGTAACTAAATGAACATCCCAGAGACATTTTCTTGTCATATTAGCACTTTCGACACAGGTGCAAAGATTTTTTTGGATGATCAAACACAAAATTTTGACTTGAGTGCTATTCGCAACTTAAAAATGTTCCAGGTTATAATCTCTTTACATGAGGTGTTTTGAGAGAGATTTTTGAGTATGAGGAGTGTGCTACAAGCATTGCTATTATTAAAGCATGGAAAGATTTTATATACTGTAATTCAATCGATGAGGTAAAACAAAAACAACAAATCGGTACTTCATCTGCTAATTTGAAAGTAAAGAGGAAAAATAGACTTATAGGAAGAGAAATTCTGGTCAGAACAGAAAAATATAAGTGAATATTCTAAGCTAAATCAGATAGTTATTGATTATTTGAAAGGATTTTAATGGCAATTTAAGTATGAGAGCAACTCATAGATTAAAATTTTGTTTGATATCAAATAAGATATTAATCCTTGCACACCAAACAAATGTATGGTATAATCAAATCAATAGTTAATTTTAAATCTGGAGTATGATGTTGCAATGAGGACTCAAATTACTTTTTTTCGCCAAAAAGTTGTGCCCATAGTGAAATGGGCGGGTGGTAAAAGGCAGATAATAAAGAGTTTACTTGAAAAACTGCCAAGCCATTTTTCCACATATTATGAACCTTTTTTAGGTGGCGGAGCACTTTTGATAGAGCTTTATAATAGAGGAATTTTAAAGAATGCTGTTGTTTCGGATATTAATCTTGAACTCATAAACCTTTACACTGCAATTAAAAATTGTCCAGATGAGGTAGTTTACTATATTAAAAATTTGGATTTTAAAAACACCGAAGACAATTATTATAAGGCAAGAGAACTTTACAATTCTATTAAAATAAAAAATATGAGTACAATTGAAAGTGAAAACTTACTCAAAGCAGTGTTATTGCTCTATTTGAACAGACACTGTTACAATGGGCTTTACAGAGTGAATTCAAAAGGCGAATTCAATGTTCCTTTTGGAAGATATAAAAATCCTAAAATGCCAACCAGTGAAGAAATATTTGCCTTTTCAGAAATGCTACGATCTGTTGAAATTTTACATGCAGACTTTGAAGAAGCAGTGAAAAAAGCTTCTGAGTTTGATTTTATATATTTCGATCCTCCATACATGCCTGTGTCCAAAACAGCTAATTTTACTGATTACACAGTTGCAGGTTTTTCAAAAGAGGAACAAGTAAGACTGAAAAATGTTTGTGATAACCTGAGCAAAAAGGGTTGTTTTGTTATGGTAAGCAACTCAGATTCAGAGTTTATAAGAGATCTTTATAGAAATTACAACATTGAGGTAATAGAGGCAAAAAGGCTCATTAATTCAAGTGCGGAGAAAAGGATTGGCCATAAAGAAGTTATTATAACTAATTACTGAAAAGAAGGTGTTATTGTGTCGCCTGGTGGAAGAGGTACTTGGACAGGGAAGGTTCATGAAAAATTGATTCAACAAGCATTGTTATAAAATTACCCTGGTGCGTTTAAAGAACAAGTTGTGGTTGGCAATGATCTCTTTGGGAATAAATATAAAGCTGATTTTGTTTTAAATGACGAGATAATTATGAGTGCTAAATGGCAGCAAACACGCGGGACCGCAGAGCAAAAAATAGTTTATGAGATAATCACCTTGGTTAAAATTTTAAAGGAAAATCCAAAGTATAAAAAAGCTTATATTATAATTAGTGGAACAGGATATACTAAGAAAGCAAAAGATTTTTATTTAAATCAAAAACATGTTGACTATATAAAAGAGGGGAACTTGGTAGAAATAATATCTTTTGAAGATTTTGTCAAAAGATCAAATTTAAAATTACTGTAAAAGTAGAGAGATATTAAAAAACTCAAAAGGGCTAAATGCGAATCTGTCAGTGCCTTAGCCCTTTTCCATTTTAACCTGTGCCTCATACCAGTCAACAAACTGCTTAGCTGTTCTTGCTGAACGGCCGTTGTAATTCATCTCCCACTGCAGAGCAAGCCTGTGAAGCTTTTCTGTAATCTCAATTCCTCTTTTCTTTGCAATCTCATCAACAATTGCAAGGTATTCTTGCTGGGTTGGGGATGGGTATGTGACCACTATTCCAAACCTGTCAGCAAGAGAAAGTTTTTCATCTAAAGTGTCGTTAAAGTGCACTTCATCATCAGAAAGACTGCTTCTGTCGCTAAACCTTTCTTTTACTAAGTGTCTTCTGTTTGAGGTTGCATATATCACAACATTTTGGGGCATTGCCTCTAAAGACCCTTCTAAAATGGCTTTTAGTTTGGTATAATTTTCCTCAATGTCTTCAAAAGACAAATCGTCTACAAAAATTATGAATTTAAGCGGGACATCTCTTAAGATTCTAATTAGCCTCGGAAAAGTGTAAAGTTGGTCTTTGTACACCTCAACAATTCTCAAACCCATGTGATGAAACTCGTTCAAAAGCGCCTTTACAGTTGATGACTTTCCAGTTCCTCTGCTGCCATAAAGCAGGATATTGTTGACTCTTTGACCATTTAAAAACGCTAAGGTGTTTTCAACAACAATCTTCTTCTGCCTGTCAATATTTACAAGGCTATCTAATCTTATTGGGTCTAAGTTCTCAATGCCAATTAGCTTCTTGCCATCCCATGAAAAACCTTTGTATTTTGCAAAGATTCCAAAGCCATTTTGCCTGTGAAATTCTACAAGCTCCTCAATTAAACTGCTCCAGCAAGTTTTTTTTAAAAATTTTTCAATGATGGTTTTTGTAGAATTATCAATGATGTTGTGCAATATGGTATTTGTGCCTTTGAGCTCTAAAAAACTTTCAGCTAAAAAGTTTGGCAAGGCAGCAGATTCTTTTAAATAATCTTTTATCTCTTTTGCAGAAAAGTTTGATATAAACTCAAGGCAGTCTAAATCATAAGCTGCAGCTTTTTTAAGACTTTCATCTATTGCTCTGTTGTTAATACTATTTGCTGCTAATTTCGTAAAAGTATTTTCGCTAAAGAGAATTTTCTCAATAATGTATTCCTTTAAACTACAGCCTTTACCAGCTTCTAAAAGATTGTAATAAACTGTGCTATAAAGATTTACAATTCTTGCAAAATCCTGATTTCCATCGTCGATGTAGCAGATAAGATTGTACAGCTTTTCAAGAACATTATCATGAATAAGGTTTCGATAGACTTTTAGGTTTTCAAAACACAGTCTGTAGAGCTTTATTTTCTCATTCATCACTGTTATATCTCCTTTTGTCTATAAATTAAATCTTTTGTAAAGTTTTTAAGTCAGTTATGATCTATTGTCTTTTAATTTTATTTTAGGACAACAGATGTCTTTTGAAAAGCTTTTTATTCAAAATAAGTATTTATGTTTTTTTAACTTCGCATAAAATTTGAACTTTTTTAGAAAAGCGGTTTGAATATAATAAGAAATTAGCTACAATTTTCCCTTTCTTGTTCAAGTCATTTGGCAGCATGACAGGTTTGTCTTAAACGGGCGTAGTACACTTCCTATCGGAGTATATAAAAATTCCTGCGAAAATTGAAAATAACACAAAAGAAAGGAGGTGAGTTTAATAAAATGTAAGTTTAAATGTTTCTTGAAAAAGTTGAAGTAAAATTCAAAACAACAACATGAATATCTATGGTATAATAAAATTTCGAAGGAGTGTGATAGTTTGGCAAATGTTTTTTTGTTTTTTATAGGATTCATAGGGGGAATAGCAAGTTTACTTTTGTATCTGAAATTTCATTTTCCAAAACTTTCAAAAAAATCTTCTATCAAGCTTGTACCAACTGCAAGGTCATTTGATGAGCTAAAAGAGATGTTCAGTGCTACAAAAGAAGATGTAGAAAATGAGCTAAACAGCTATTTAGAGTTTTCCACAATTGAAAAAGGAAAAAAACTTGCTGAGAAAATATTTTGCCATGTGACAGTGTGTTTGGGGATACTTGCTTCTTTGGAAAGATTTGGCGTAAATCCAAATGAAGTTTTAGAAGA from Caldicellulosiruptor kronotskyensis 2002 encodes the following:
- a CDS encoding tetratricopeptide repeat protein gives rise to the protein MRGDLVLHYLESGNYKKAREVIQNILQEDPLNAEAYIQLSAIELESGNLKKAEDYAKEALKIDSNNKVAWAVLGQIYHHQKDYSQAERCYLQALKIDNVYVEVLACYSELLIETGFIEKGLEILKYAKSLEPTNDLILENEFFVNLYNRNFEKANKTIKKLFTSSGKIGSVYKLLVLYEVNRGNFKKAYNYAKLAWQEYPNDQDMLMVLEYLKMLNSPLLYFNRLFLKLPYELFYILFLGGFLLLSLIKMYILAAVWVTIFGFIYMMIFVMPIVYKFSEFVKKAFIGLFCKRKY
- a CDS encoding ATP-binding protein, coding for MSKIEVLQKLLQEMPEKSEVLYLLGLEYAENGDSTAAMNYFIAALKNCNEKDLKLLIVEAMSSVVKEEKAPQMDLKENSKISDIQEDEKVVKIEEYSNSQKECLEVDHEFEANDEFDEDEEIVKEEEYEEAEREELEEEFEEVEEASDNDKYLENVIDFQVFKTKREIYKFIKEREEKITFSDIGGYEELKNILTIRIIKPLFNPSIFQKFRKRIGGGILFYGPPGCGKTFFARALAGECNLPFLAVNISDILDPYLGQSEKNLKEVFEYARFHKPCVLFFDEVDTFGYSRVKQRQESFRVLTDELLLQMDGFKSENEGILIIGATNTPWDLDMALLRQGRFDRLIFVPPPDLEARKEIFRVKLMGRPVDGEINYDLLAQRTSFFSGADIENVVETAAEAIIDDILSGGKERGITTEDLLKAIEKVKPSTIEWLRIMKNYITFANEDGRFDDVAKFINKYCKHL
- a CDS encoding ATP-binding protein, with amino-acid sequence MNEKIKLYRLCFENLKVYRNLIHDNVLEKLYNLICYIDDGNQDFARIVNLYSTVYYNLLEAGKGCSLKEYIIEKILFSENTFTKLAANSINNRAIDESLKKAAAYDLDCLEFISNFSAKEIKDYLKESAALPNFLAESFLELKGTNTILHNIIDNSTKTIIEKFLKKTCWSSLIEELVEFHRQNGFGIFAKYKGFSWDGKKLIGIENLDPIRLDSLVNIDRQKKIVVENTLAFLNGQRVNNILLYGSRGTGKSSTVKALLNEFHHMGLRIVEVYKDQLYTFPRLIRILRDVPLKFIIFVDDLSFEDIEENYTKLKAILEGSLEAMPQNVVIYATSNRRHLVKERFSDRSSLSDDEVHFNDTLDEKLSLADRFGIVVTYPSPTQQEYLAIVDEIAKKRGIEITEKLHRLALQWEMNYNGRSARTAKQFVDWYEAQVKMEKG
- a CDS encoding phospholipase D-like domain-containing anti-phage protein, with the protein product MLERYSSRLIDLAEGFLNKHLKNAKSYDRLAGYFSSSILEIAGEAIESIEGVARVVCNSEVESKDVLVAKLAKQKLVREWFKSKPELKAEQFPERFKKLYELLKSGKLQVRVVPNDLYGLVHGKAGVINLSDGRKIAFVGSVNETLPAWKGNYEILWADDSIESVEWVQNEFDFFWNNPYACELCDLIIENIGRLAERNIVNIEEWKKEPDPASPVIEAPVYREGFGLWNHQKYFVKMVFEEHCKDGARYILADEVGLGKTAQLGMIAQLTALYGDKPVLIIVPKTLLWQWQDELKTIFDIPSAVWDGKRWIVETGQEYRAQANGIPPILQCPRRIGIISQGLITSNSDIVKPLLDLEYECVIVDEAHRARRQNLNKPAEKPEPNNLMKFLLELSQKTKTMILATATPIQLHPIEGWDLLYILAQGSQKVLGDAFSLWQLRPLEGIDYVRGEKEISSKAYYWSWIRNPLPPSSENPFTIGKLRRSLGMGDDEYVSYDDYDALLPSQQDIVDELIEENFMEKYNPFIRHIVKRKRSTLENTIDPETGEPYLKKIDVVLFGEGDDEGLVLSAPLKKAYEYAEEFTNLLRQKTGAKGFYKTLLLRRMGSSMQAGLNTAKAIYEKRAIVKDDFSEEDEDDEMPDRISITGRDELFCLEEIIDLLEYNKDKDPKLNKILHILNDMGWLERGCIIFSEYFDTAWTIAQKLSSAMPDKNIAIYAGGDKSGIIKNGFYSKVERDEIKELVLDGKIKLMIGTDAAAEGLNLQTLGALINVDLPWNPIRLEQRQGRIKRIGQQFDKVYVYNLRYKDSIEDKIHAVLSGRIKATYDMIGSLPEIIKDEWMEIVKTVEILNSEHPFDIKYKEHVEKVDWESCKRILDNEQRKEWLCRGWK
- a CDS encoding DNA adenine methylase, which produces MRTQITFFRQKVVPIVKWAGGKRQIIKSLLEKLPSHFSTYYEPFLGGGALLIELYNRGILKNAVVSDINLELINLYTAIKNCPDEVVYYIKNLDFKNTEDNYYKARELYNSIKIKNMSTIESENLLKAVLLLYLNRHCYNGLYRVNSKGEFNVPFGRYKNPKMPTSEEIFAFSEMLRSVEILHADFEEAVKKASEFDFIYFDPPYMPVSKTANFTDYTVAGFSKEEQVRLKNVCDNLSKKGCFVMVSNSDSEFIRDLYRNYNIEVIEAKRLINSSAEKRIGHKEVIITNY
- a CDS encoding ATP-dependent nuclease, with translation MGKVYISKVVVENFRCFKGTEIGLEEDLTLIVGENDSGKSSFLDVFRIIFSVNNKAKKQDKKLEIEEGDFFVRKSEHEKNESDFINEPIRIRIELSNGDVVEYIKKDLNEDPLLCLCKSTDEFREYIQNPDLVNNLSEEKLKKVISQLGGNIGSRSSLETLRKKFSDILEEKKEEIINKEKISVEIDRLDDYLYEYFDFLYLDGKTFYNVDDILYKLYLEESLMGILDEPIKIGEYDKKISEIINGKIENIIKDKEKEINELLLKDIKNFLPEVKRISLLHELDGIEKNISKSIKIKVFLNEDNNDQGIMLTKKGDGTKRRMTLALLKYAEKKDFKKPILYLFDEPDTHLHVRAQYELMSIIEKLKMDNQIVMTTHSPFIINYVLPKKIVLFEKINGETKVEKSFMNERAEDEIRELFRELGIENSDLFFTRKVVLVEGSTDEEALNILYEKLYDRMLYNDLIKIIHIKGCDKAEPFCRIIQEFMPYIKLYVFIDNDIWNNPNHSFRKFIGECKKRNIVLDVISVGEKEFEDAFTDETIKRTIQKIINDIITPDLISEIDKWVLNLRKKLSGDKKTKYSEEIKEFINSIFDRNQVDLSIEKGCILPELAKNCEVSEIPFEVNKLFEKLREE